Proteins encoded within one genomic window of Polaribacter sp. NJDZ03:
- a CDS encoding metal-dependent hydrolase, which produces MDSLTQIILGAAVGEAVLGKKIGNKAMLYGAIAGTIPDLDVLSAFFTDSVTALEMHRGFTHSILFSVVFAPIFAFIVTRYEKFKNLKSWSWLFFWAFITHPILDAQTTWGTQLFWPLDIRLAFKNVFVIDPLYTIPFLVLLVLAMLQKKETKKRRYYNNLGLIISSSYLVLTMVLKGISYQTFTKELATQNIQYKEIETKPSPLNSILWTANVEKENEYLIGHSSFFDKNPIQFYHYPKNHELLGNLIQQPKVQRMIAISKGWYTINKKDDTLYFNDLRFGTLSIKPNAENFVFKYKIEVDANGVPFFIEEPKEKNDAKKLISELWERIKGN; this is translated from the coding sequence AATAATTTTAGGTGCAGCCGTTGGAGAAGCTGTTTTAGGTAAAAAAATTGGTAACAAAGCCATGTTGTATGGTGCCATTGCAGGTACAATTCCAGATTTAGATGTACTTTCTGCATTCTTTACAGATTCCGTTACTGCCTTAGAAATGCATAGAGGTTTTACACATTCTATTTTATTTTCGGTTGTCTTCGCTCCTATTTTTGCATTTATTGTTACCCGGTATGAAAAATTTAAAAACCTTAAAAGTTGGTCTTGGCTTTTCTTTTGGGCTTTTATAACACACCCTATTTTAGATGCACAAACTACCTGGGGAACGCAACTTTTTTGGCCCTTAGATATTCGCTTAGCTTTTAAAAATGTTTTTGTAATTGATCCTTTATATACAATTCCGTTTTTGGTGCTTTTAGTTTTGGCTATGCTTCAAAAAAAGGAGACCAAAAAAAGACGTTATTATAATAATTTAGGGCTTATTATTAGTAGTTCTTATTTAGTACTTACCATGGTTTTAAAAGGTATTTCCTATCAAACATTCACTAAAGAATTGGCTACTCAGAACATTCAATACAAAGAAATTGAAACAAAACCTTCGCCTTTAAATAGCATTTTATGGACTGCAAATGTGGAGAAAGAGAATGAATATTTAATTGGGCATTCTTCTTTTTTTGATAAAAATCCGATTCAGTTTTATCACTATCCTAAAAATCATGAATTATTAGGCAATTTAATACAGCAGCCAAAAGTACAACGTATGATTGCTATCTCTAAAGGTTGGTATACCATTAATAAAAAAGATGACACCCTGTATTTTAATGATTTACGTTTTGGCACATTAAGTATAAAACCAAATGCTGAAAATTTCGTTTTTAAATATAAAATTGAAGTTGATGCCAATGGAGTACCCTTTTTTATTGAAGAACCCAAAGAAAAAAATGATGCTAAAAAATTGATTTCTGAATTGTGGGAAAGAATTAAAGGGAATTAA
- a CDS encoding permease, which produces MSKEQHIAEALNFFIFDTIKILILLFVIIFLMGIVNSYFPIDKVKNYLSRNKLYGLEYLMASLFGVVTPFCSCSSVPLFIGFVRGGIPLGVTFAFLITSPLVNEVAIGLFIGLFGVKTTLIYVVSGILLGTISGVILQKLKLETYLTPWVKEVLAKAQREQDIFIAEKKSLKQRLPIIWNEVLTILKGVIPYVIVGIAIGGLMHGYIPEGFFEQYMAKDNLFAVPIATILAVPMYSNASGILPVAQVLVAKGIPLGTAIAFMMGVVGLSLPEAMLLKKVMTLKLIGIFFGVVTLCIIISGYLFNMIL; this is translated from the coding sequence TTGAGCAAAGAACAACACATTGCAGAAGCGCTCAATTTCTTTATATTCGACACCATAAAAATTTTAATATTACTCTTTGTTATTATCTTTTTAATGGGAATTGTAAACAGTTATTTTCCAATAGATAAAGTTAAAAATTATCTTTCTAGAAATAAATTATATGGATTAGAATACTTAATGGCAAGTCTTTTTGGGGTGGTCACTCCTTTTTGTTCTTGTTCATCAGTTCCTTTATTTATTGGTTTTGTACGAGGAGGAATTCCGTTAGGTGTAACGTTTGCATTTTTAATTACTTCTCCCCTAGTTAACGAAGTTGCAATCGGACTTTTTATCGGTTTATTCGGTGTTAAAACTACCCTAATTTATGTAGTTAGTGGTATTTTATTAGGGACTATTTCTGGAGTAATTCTTCAAAAATTAAAACTAGAAACTTATTTAACACCATGGGTAAAAGAAGTTTTAGCAAAAGCACAAAGAGAACAAGACATCTTTATTGCAGAGAAAAAATCTTTAAAACAACGGTTACCTATAATCTGGAATGAAGTTCTAACTATTTTAAAAGGTGTTATTCCTTATGTAATTGTGGGTATCGCCATTGGCGGATTAATGCATGGTTATATTCCCGAAGGTTTTTTTGAACAATACATGGCAAAAGACAATCTATTTGCAGTACCAATTGCTACCATTTTAGCAGTACCCATGTATTCTAACGCATCCGGAATATTACCAGTAGCGCAAGTTTTAGTGGCAAAAGGTATTCCTTTAGGAACCGCAATTGCTTTTATGATGGGGGTTGTTGGCTTGTCTCTACCAGAAGCAATGCTTTTAAAGAAAGTAATGACTTTAAAACTGATCGGAATCTTTTTTGGCGTGGTTACGCTTTGCATCATCATTTCTGGTTATTTATTTAATATGATTTTATAA
- the ychF gene encoding redox-regulated ATPase YchF — MKAGIVGLPNVGKSTLFNCLSNAKAQSANFPFCTIEPNLGVVNVPDTRLEKLEELVVPERVQPATVEIVDIAGLVKGASKGEGLGNQFLANIRETDALLHVIRCFDNDNIIHVDNSIDPVRDKETIDIELQLKDLEAVEKRLERVKRTAKTGNKEAQVELVVLLKIEETLLKGISVRTLEFTEKEMEFVQPLQFITLKPVLYVCNVDEGSAVSGNAYVEKIREAVKDENAEVIVLAVGTEADITELDDYEERQMFLADIGLEEAGVSRLVRSAYKLLNLQTYFTAGVKEVRAWTIPIGSTAPQAAGVIHTDFEKGFIRAETIAYEDFATYGSEAKVKEAGKMKVEGKEYVVKDGDIMHFRFNV, encoded by the coding sequence ATGAAAGCCGGAATTGTAGGATTACCAAACGTAGGAAAATCAACTTTATTTAACTGTTTATCAAATGCAAAAGCGCAAAGTGCTAACTTTCCTTTTTGTACAATTGAGCCCAATTTAGGAGTTGTAAACGTGCCAGATACACGTTTAGAAAAATTAGAAGAATTAGTTGTTCCAGAAAGAGTTCAGCCTGCTACTGTAGAGATTGTAGATATTGCTGGTTTGGTAAAAGGAGCAAGTAAAGGAGAAGGTTTAGGAAATCAGTTTTTAGCAAATATTCGCGAAACAGATGCACTTTTACATGTAATTCGCTGTTTTGATAATGATAACATTATACACGTAGATAATTCTATAGATCCTGTTAGAGATAAAGAAACAATTGATATTGAATTACAATTAAAAGATTTAGAAGCAGTAGAAAAACGTTTAGAGCGTGTAAAAAGAACTGCAAAAACAGGTAATAAAGAAGCGCAAGTAGAATTAGTAGTTTTACTTAAAATTGAAGAAACTTTATTAAAAGGAATTTCTGTAAGAACTTTAGAGTTTACAGAAAAAGAAATGGAGTTTGTACAACCATTACAGTTTATTACTTTAAAACCAGTGTTATATGTTTGTAATGTTGATGAAGGTTCTGCAGTTTCTGGAAATGCATATGTAGAAAAAATTAGAGAGGCTGTAAAAGATGAAAATGCAGAAGTTATTGTTTTGGCAGTAGGTACAGAGGCAGATATTACAGAATTAGACGATTACGAAGAAAGACAAATGTTTTTAGCCGATATTGGCTTAGAAGAAGCGGGTGTTTCTAGATTAGTACGTTCTGCATATAAATTATTAAACTTACAAACCTATTTTACAGCAGGTGTAAAAGAAGTTAGAGCTTGGACAATTCCTATTGGTTCTACTGCGCCACAAGCTGCAGGAGTTATCCATACAGATTTCGAAAAAGGTTTTATTAGAGCAGAAACAATTGCTTATGAAGACTTTGCTACTTATGGCTCTGAAGCGAAAGTAAAAGAAGCTGGTAAAATGAAAGTAGAAGGTAAAGAATATGTTGTTAAAGATGGTGATATCATGCATTTTAGATTTAATGTATAA
- a CDS encoding transglutaminase family protein codes for MWLRVRCNLVFNIEIPTPFILRLRPRSGAEQWIERDEFKITPNIKILEFTDDYGNLYQRFVAPVGQFSIYTSSDVKTSEFVDVNFDAAFVEIAQLPNDVLCYLLPSRYCESDRFNDLANAITLDKPAGYKQVFAIEEWLRTNISYIPGSSDYPISATEVYSKRSGVCRDLAHLGIALCRSLSIPARMVVGYLHQLQPMDMHAWFEAYVGGRWYTFDATQTGQKGGYVTVGYGLDAVDVAIFNQFGPVAHSLEQSVSVEQIKN; via the coding sequence ATGTGGTTACGTGTTCGTTGTAATTTGGTTTTTAATATAGAAATACCTACTCCTTTTATTTTAAGATTGCGTCCTCGAAGCGGAGCAGAACAGTGGATTGAGCGCGACGAATTTAAAATAACACCCAATATAAAAATTCTTGAATTTACAGACGATTATGGTAATTTATACCAACGGTTTGTTGCTCCAGTAGGTCAGTTTTCTATTTATACGAGTTCAGATGTAAAAACTTCTGAATTTGTGGATGTTAATTTTGATGCTGCCTTTGTAGAGATTGCGCAGCTACCCAATGATGTACTTTGCTATTTATTACCAAGTAGGTACTGCGAATCTGACCGTTTTAATGATTTGGCAAATGCTATTACTTTAGATAAACCCGCTGGTTATAAACAAGTATTTGCAATAGAAGAATGGCTGCGGACTAATATAAGTTATATTCCTGGGAGTAGTGATTATCCTATTTCTGCTACAGAAGTGTATAGTAAACGCTCTGGGGTTTGTAGAGATTTAGCGCATTTAGGCATTGCTTTATGTAGAAGTTTAAGTATTCCTGCTCGTATGGTGGTAGGATATTTACACCAATTACAACCAATGGATATGCATGCCTGGTTTGAAGCTTATGTTGGTGGGCGATGGTATACTTTTGATGCCACTCAAACCGGACAAAAGGGTGGCTATGTAACAGTGGGTTATGGTCTTGATGCAGTTGATGTTGCTATTTTTAATCAATTCGGACCTGTAGCACACTCTTTAGAACAAAGTGTTTCTGTAGAACAAATTAAAAATTAA
- a CDS encoding helix-turn-helix transcriptional regulator — translation MKRNLEPIDYKENTEALAKFAKALAHPTRIAIIKHLENQSCCFTGDLVEVFPLAQSTISQHLKELKNAGLIQGELKPPKIKYCINKENWSIAKSLFQQFFE, via the coding sequence ATGAAAAGAAATTTAGAACCTATCGACTATAAAGAAAACACGGAAGCCTTAGCTAAGTTTGCTAAAGCTTTGGCGCATCCAACACGCATAGCTATAATAAAACATCTCGAAAATCAATCTTGTTGTTTTACGGGGGATTTAGTGGAAGTTTTTCCTTTGGCTCAATCTACAATTTCTCAACATTTAAAAGAGTTAAAAAATGCAGGTTTAATTCAAGGTGAATTAAAACCACCGAAAATAAAATATTGTATCAACAAAGAGAATTGGAGCATTGCAAAATCATTGTTTCAACAATTTTTTGAGTGA
- a CDS encoding RNA polymerase sigma factor has product MNKITDQFIWKALKEGDLRAFSTLFEIYYPQLHSYGLKISKDVALTEDSLQDFFLYVYEHRENLSDLESIAPYLFTSYKRFLLKMMQKNAKVTHTDFSNVHFVDFQFTAEEIMTQQESESFKNKNLSKLLNKLPKRQKEAIYLKYYSGLKASEISEIMGINYQSVINSLHKAIKNLKEEISILKLFN; this is encoded by the coding sequence ATGAACAAAATAACAGATCAATTTATTTGGAAAGCCTTAAAAGAAGGAGATCTTAGAGCGTTTTCTACACTCTTCGAAATCTATTATCCTCAACTGCATAGTTATGGCCTAAAAATTTCTAAAGATGTTGCACTTACAGAAGATTCTTTGCAAGATTTCTTTTTATATGTTTATGAACATAGAGAAAACTTAAGTGATTTAGAAAGCATTGCTCCTTACCTATTTACTTCTTACAAGCGTTTTTTGTTAAAGATGATGCAAAAAAACGCAAAAGTAACACACACAGATTTTTCTAATGTACATTTTGTAGATTTTCAATTTACAGCAGAAGAAATAATGACGCAGCAAGAATCGGAAAGTTTTAAAAATAAAAACCTCTCTAAACTATTAAATAAATTGCCTAAAAGGCAAAAAGAAGCCATTTATTTAAAATACTACAGCGGTCTTAAAGCAAGTGAAATATCTGAAATAATGGGTATAAATTATCAAAGTGTTATAAACTCGCTGCATAAAGCTATTAAAAATTTAAAAGAAGAAATCTCTATTTTAAAATTATTTAATTGA
- a CDS encoding OsmC family protein — protein sequence MNYQIKASSISNEDAVIHIKESNIDFGTTSKTAETLPNPAELFLGSFAACMLKNVERFSRMMKFTYSKATLEVSATRLENPPRMDNIIYHLTIYSNDKKLNTDLLKKNIEKFGTIYNTIKLACNISGTLKTIENV from the coding sequence ATGAATTATCAAATTAAAGCCTCTTCCATTTCAAATGAAGATGCTGTTATTCATATAAAAGAATCGAATATTGATTTTGGTACAACTTCTAAAACTGCCGAAACTTTACCTAATCCAGCAGAACTATTCTTAGGTTCATTTGCTGCTTGCATGTTAAAAAATGTAGAACGTTTTTCGAGAATGATGAAATTTACGTATTCTAAAGCTACGTTGGAAGTAAGTGCCACTCGACTAGAAAATCCGCCAAGGATGGACAATATTATATACCATTTAACCATCTACAGCAACGACAAAAAACTGAATACAGATTTACTTAAAAAAAACATAGAAAAATTTGGAACTATTTACAATACCATAAAATTGGCTTGTAATATTTCTGGTACACTAAAAACAATAGAAAATGTTTGA
- a CDS encoding YkgJ family cysteine cluster protein encodes MQTTKLSKESILPLTCSRSGTCCFGKAVMLNPWELYRFSKEKNVSQRVFRDLYTDFGGIRLTFNGKPDKKGQNACSQYIDNHGCSVHQGRPLACRLYPLGRQIQFEKAHYIFEGPQFPCLTDCAEVLDLPKMSVGNYLKGQGAAPFEKAQDAYLDVMQNIADIAFELLLDSGLSASGDTKTLTLWREMGNELPELLAERIGADWIDSLMIPEITDVIDNPVDFAKKHSDLLLLKAQEEFGNLQTLNEVHKAAVLLMGVALHLSRGLGADTKGIAELWVETAKSNGAKE; translated from the coding sequence ATGCAAACTACAAAACTAAGCAAAGAAAGTATATTACCACTCACCTGCTCACGATCTGGAACCTGCTGTTTTGGTAAAGCTGTAATGTTAAACCCTTGGGAGTTGTATCGTTTTAGTAAAGAGAAAAATGTAAGTCAGAGAGTTTTTAGAGATTTATATACAGATTTTGGAGGTATTCGATTAACTTTTAACGGAAAACCCGATAAAAAAGGACAAAATGCGTGTAGTCAATATATAGATAATCATGGTTGTAGCGTGCATCAAGGTCGTCCGTTGGCATGTCGTTTATACCCATTAGGTCGTCAAATTCAATTTGAAAAAGCACATTATATTTTTGAAGGACCACAATTTCCATGTTTAACAGATTGTGCAGAAGTTTTAGATTTACCAAAAATGAGTGTTGGTAATTATCTAAAAGGACAAGGTGCAGCACCTTTTGAAAAAGCACAAGATGCATATTTAGATGTAATGCAAAACATTGCCGATATTGCTTTTGAATTGTTATTAGATAGTGGTTTATCCGCCTCTGGCGATACAAAAACATTAACTTTGTGGAGAGAAATGGGCAATGAACTTCCCGAATTATTGGCAGAAAGAATAGGTGCAGATTGGATAGATTCTTTAATGATTCCAGAAATAACGGATGTTATTGATAACCCTGTTGATTTTGCTAAAAAACATAGTGATTTATTGCTATTAAAAGCACAAGAAGAATTTGGTAATTTACAAACACTTAACGAAGTACATAAAGCTGCTGTTTTACTTATGGGTGTTGCTTTACATTTATCTAGAGGTTTGGGCGCAGATACCAAAGGAATTGCAGAACTTTGGGTAGAAACAGCAAAGAGCAATGGTGCAAAAGAATAA
- a CDS encoding cation diffusion facilitator family transporter, producing MAHSHNHTPPSLSSKDINRSFLIGIGLNVVYVIIELGYGYKIGSTALLSDAVHNIGDISGLLLAFLAFRLLRFKPNAVFTYGLKKGSVVASFLNSILLAFAIGAIAWQGFRNILHPTNINGNVVMIVAAIGIVINFSSALLFHKKKKDDLNIKAAYWHLMADALVSLGVVLSGFIIKYTGWNFIDGVTAILIAIVILISTWSLFKDSLIAMMDGVPTSIDINEITKHLISIKGVLGIHHVHIWSMSTSENAFTAHIVVNNLDDLSTIKKNIKEELMAHHITHNTLEFETTDEKCTEKNSK from the coding sequence ATGGCTCATTCACACAATCATACTCCACCTTCCTTAAGTTCTAAAGATATTAACCGTTCTTTTTTAATTGGTATCGGTTTAAATGTGGTGTATGTTATTATAGAATTAGGTTATGGTTATAAAATAGGTTCTACAGCTTTACTTTCTGATGCTGTTCATAATATTGGTGATATTTCGGGCTTATTATTGGCTTTTTTAGCTTTTCGATTATTACGATTTAAACCCAATGCTGTATTTACGTACGGACTAAAAAAAGGCTCTGTTGTGGCTTCTTTTCTCAATTCAATATTGTTAGCTTTTGCTATTGGAGCTATAGCATGGCAAGGGTTTAGAAACATTCTACACCCTACAAATATCAACGGAAATGTAGTGATGATAGTGGCTGCAATTGGTATTGTAATTAATTTTTCTTCTGCACTTTTATTTCATAAAAAAAAGAAAGACGATTTAAACATAAAAGCAGCCTATTGGCACTTAATGGCAGATGCCTTGGTTTCTTTAGGTGTTGTTTTATCTGGATTCATAATTAAATATACCGGTTGGAATTTCATAGATGGTGTTACCGCTATTTTAATCGCTATAGTGATACTAATTAGTACTTGGAGTCTTTTTAAAGATAGCCTTATTGCTATGATGGATGGTGTACCAACATCTATTGATATAAACGAAATTACAAAACATCTTATATCAATTAAAGGAGTTTTAGGAATTCATCATGTTCATATTTGGAGTATGAGTACTAGTGAAAATGCTTTTACGGCTCATATTGTTGTAAATAATTTGGATGATTTATCTACCATTAAAAAAAATATTAAAGAAGAACTCATGGCGCATCATATTACGCATAATACACTAGAGTTTGAAACTACAGATGAAAAGTGTACCGAAAAAAATAGTAAATAA
- a CDS encoding FecR family protein, with protein MIKKEYNTINDFLDDTSFKNWVLQNNGTDVGFWNFWIANNPHKKELVDTAKDLVLGISFNKKDVDKEKIALEWKKLETKIEAKNPILKKKRNYFKAFSAAASILLLISISFYFVYNNSKITHNTNYGEILNLKLQDGSHVTLNSNSSLSYYKNKSRKVWLTGEAFFQVDKKTATNAKFWVLTDDLSVEVYGTSFNVNTKKKKTDVFLEEGNIWLKLSNGTDKKMIPGNYISYSSDKNKILEDKNILNATIKTSWKNGSLLFENLSLEKAMEKIEESYGYSIIFKDNLTKNTLITGAVPITNIDICIKAIEKSANVTILKKDNNLIISTK; from the coding sequence ATGATTAAAAAAGAATACAATACCATAAATGATTTTTTAGATGATACTTCATTTAAAAATTGGGTACTTCAAAATAACGGCACTGATGTTGGTTTTTGGAATTTTTGGATTGCAAATAATCCTCATAAAAAAGAATTAGTAGATACTGCAAAAGACCTTGTTTTAGGTATTTCTTTTAATAAAAAGGATGTTGACAAAGAAAAAATTGCCCTAGAATGGAAAAAATTAGAAACTAAAATTGAAGCTAAAAATCCTATTCTAAAGAAAAAAAGAAATTACTTTAAAGCTTTTAGTGCAGCTGCTTCTATACTTTTGTTAATTTCTATTAGTTTTTATTTTGTATACAATAACTCTAAAATTACGCATAATACTAATTACGGTGAAATTTTAAACCTAAAACTACAAGATGGCAGCCACGTTACTTTAAACTCTAATTCTAGTTTGTCCTACTATAAAAATAAAAGTAGAAAAGTTTGGTTAACTGGTGAAGCTTTTTTTCAGGTGGATAAAAAAACAGCTACAAATGCAAAATTTTGGGTTTTAACAGATGATTTATCTGTAGAAGTTTACGGAACATCATTTAATGTAAATACAAAAAAGAAAAAAACAGATGTATTTTTAGAAGAAGGAAATATTTGGTTAAAATTAAGTAATGGAACCGATAAAAAAATGATTCCTGGTAATTATATTTCTTATTCCTCGGATAAAAATAAAATTTTAGAAGATAAAAATATTTTGAATGCAACCATAAAAACTTCTTGGAAAAATGGTTCTTTATTATTTGAAAACTTATCTTTGGAAAAGGCTATGGAAAAAATAGAAGAATCTTATGGGTATTCCATCATTTTTAAAGATAATTTAACTAAAAATACTTTAATAACAGGAGCTGTTCCAATTACAAATATAGACATCTGTATAAAAGCCATTGAAAAATCTGCCAATGTTACAATTCTAAAAAAGGATAATAACTTAATTATAAGTACAAAGTAG
- a CDS encoding thioredoxin family protein, whose product MSKIIKVLGTGCPKCKSMTAVVQEVVSENNIDATIEKVEDIMKIMEFNVMSTPALVIDDVVTIKGRIPSKEEVLALLN is encoded by the coding sequence ATGAGTAAAATAATTAAAGTTTTAGGTACAGGTTGTCCGAAATGTAAATCTATGACAGCAGTAGTTCAAGAAGTAGTTTCAGAAAACAACATAGACGCCACTATTGAAAAAGTGGAAGATATCATGAAAATTATGGAGTTTAATGTAATGAGTACACCTGCTTTGGTAATTGATGATGTAGTTACCATTAAAGGACGAATCCCCTCTAAAGAAGAAGTATTGGCACTCTTAAACTAA